The stretch of DNA AGATAAACGGGGAGGGATTGCTTCGGGGAATCAACCGCTTTCCCCTTTCGCCTTTCCACTTCCCCTTTCACGTCACTTTGCCATCTCAGTAAAGCGGGTCTCGCGGATCATTGTCACGCGGATTTCGCCGGGGTAGGTGAGCTGTTCTTCGAACGCTTTGGCGATGTCGCGGCAGACCTTGGCGGCGGACTCGTCGGTCGTCTCGTTCGTTTTGGCGATGACACGCACCTCGCGGCCCGCTTGGATCGCGAAAGCTTGGTGGACGCCGGTGAAGCCTGAGGCGATCGCTTCGAGCTCCTGCATCCGCTTGATGTAACGGTCGAGCGTCTCGCGCCGCGCGCCGGGCCGCGAAGCGCTGCAGGCGTCCGCCGCGGCGACGATCACGGTGTACGGCATATCGACGCGGATATCGTCATGATGGCCGAGGGCGGCGTGCACAACGACATCGTTCTCGCCATAGCGTTTCAGTAGGTCGGCGCCGATCTTCGGATGGCCGCCCTCGGTGTCGTGGTCGGCCGCTTTGCCGATGTCGTGCAGCAGGCCCGCACGTCGAGCGAGGTCGCCATCGTAGCCCAGCTCTTCGGCGATCATGCCGGCGACGAACGCCACCTCGATCGAGTGTCGCAACACGTTTTGGCTGTAACTGGTGCGGTAGTAGAGGCGCCCCAGCAGCTGGATCGCCTTGGGGTGCAGCCCACGGATATCGACTTCTTGGGCCGCTTCTTCGCCGTACTTCACCAGCAGCTTCTCGACCTCGGCGGTCGTCTCGACGACCAGCTCTTCGATGCGGCTGGGATGGATGCGGCCGTCGGCGATGAGCTTCGTCAGCGCGAGTTGCGCGATCTGCCGCCGCACAGGGTCAAATGAGCTGACGATCACCACGCCCGGCGTATCGTCGATGATGACGTCAACGCCGGTCTCCTTTTCGAAGGTGCGGATGTTGCGACCCTCGCGGCCAATGATCCGGCCCTTCATTTCGTCGCTGGGGATATCGACCGTGCTGGTGGTCGACTCGGCCGTGTGCGCGGCGGCGAAACGCTGGATCGAGGTGATCAGCATTTCCTTGGCCTTGGCGTCGACCTTCTCAGCCAGACGCTTCTCAGCCTCCATGACGCGGACGCCCTGCTCGTGCGACAGTTCGGCGTCAAGCCGCTCGAGGAGCATCTTGCGGGCCTCTTCGGGCCCCAGCCCGCTGGCCTTGTGCAGGGCTTGCCGCTGGACGTCGAGGAGGTTCTCGAGTTCTTTCGTACGGACATCGACATCGGCCAGCTTTTCCGTCAGGCGGCGCTGGTTGCTCTCGACCATCTTCTCTTGCTTGGCGAGCTGGTCCTCACGTGAGGTCACGGCGTCGTCACGCTTGTCGAGGTGCCGCTCGCGTTCGTGGAGCTTGTCGCGTACGTCGGCAAGCTGCTCCTCGATGCGCGACTTCTCGGTGATGGCCATTTCTTTGGCCTCGATCGCCGCGTCCTTCAGACGATTCTTGGCTTCGAGGTCGGCCCGCTCGAGAATTTGGGCGGCCTCTTTCTCGGCGTCCCACTTGCGGAGTCGACCAAGGAATAGGACGACGCCCATTCCCATCAGGGCGGCGACAAGGGCCACCGCGGCGTAGATCAACGTTTGCATGGATCGGATTGTCCCATCGGACGCGCTTGCCCAAGCGGCGTCCTGGTGGTCCGCGGTCGATCCCTAAACACTCAGCGATGCGATTTGCCCCGGGGCGGCGACGCCCCGCGCTGGGGTGAGAGAAGACGCGGTTTGGTGTATTGATGATGGCGGCGCGGGCTTCGATCGCTGGTAGACCATAGCTCCACCAGGGGGAAGGAGTACCGGCGCCGCTGCTAGCTTGCTCTTGCCCACATGGTGTCAACGCTCGTCGCGCGGGCTACCAGTCGGCTAGGGTGCGTGTTTACCCAAACTCTTGTCACGATGCAAGATAGGGCGTTATCCACCAGCCTCAGCACAGCCCCTTCGGCACCGACCGAGAGGGGGGCCGCTGCGCGTCTCGATGCCCTTCTGGAAGCGGCGTGGCCAGCCGGTGAGTGGCGAGATTTACGCGTCGCGGTCGCCGTGTCCGGCGGGCCCGATAGCGTCGCGCTGCTGCGCGCGTTGGTCCAGGCCAAGCAATCGGCTGGCGGGAGGGGTGACCTCATCGTTCTACATCTCGACCACGGAAGTCGTGGCGAGGCTTCCCATAACGATGCCGAATGGGTGCGACAACTGGCGACCGGCCTCGGCCTGGAGTCCGTTGTCGAAGCCGCTACCCAAGCCGGCCCTCACAGCGAAGAGGCCCTGCGCGATCTGCGGCGCGAATTCTACCGCCGGGCGGCGGACTCACTCGGCGCCCGCTACGTGGCGACGGGGCACACGGCCGACGACCAGGCGGAGACGGTGCTCTTTCGGCTGCTGCGGGGCACGGGCGTGCGGGGCGCCGCCGGTATTCGGCCGATGGCGGCGCTGTCGCCCGCGTGCTCGCTCGTGCGGCCGCTGCTCGGCGCCACCCGGGGCGGCGTGCTTGCCTATCTTGCCGCGATCAGCCAGCCCTACCGCACCGACGCCACCAACGGCGAGGACACGTACGCCCGCAACTGGCTGCGGAACCAAGCGCTGCCGCTGCTGGCTGAGCGGTTTCCGACGGCGGCGACTGAGTTGGCTGGCTTCGCGCAGCGGGCCGCCGAGACGAGCGACCTCGTCGAGAGCCTCGCCGCCGACCTGCTACGACGCGCCGTCGGCGCGACGCCAACCGCCGAGGGTCATGTCACGCTCCAAAGCGCCGTGCTTACGCAGTCGCCGCAGCCATTGGTGGTCGAAGCGTTGCGGCTGGCATGGCGTGAGGCAGGTTGGCCGCAGCAGGCGATGACGGCGGGGCACTGGCGGCAGCTAGGGGAGATGGCGGTCACCGCTAAGCCGCAACCGGCGGTGGTGTTCCCTGGAAGTATTCGGGTCGAGCGGGTCGGCGCCGAGTTTGTGCTAGCTGGGCCGAAAGATACTGGCTCCTGTTGACCCTATTCCTAGGGGCCGCGTACTCTTCGCGGGTCGATAACCCCTTGTAACGAAAGGGCCTATGTAACTGAAGGAAACGGTGCGACGCGACCCACCGCTGGCGAAGGATCGCCACCCGTCGCGCCGCCCGCAGCACTCCACGGACGGACCTGGGCTTCCATTTTCGGACACGTCGTCAACTCCTGTTGGTCGCTCTTCCGCGGCGTGCTCACGCTCGCGGCGGTGCTCGCGGTTGCGCTGGCGGTGTTTTTGTACTACCGCCTCGACGACGAGGCGCAGCGGCTCTGCGAAGCGGCGCTCAACCGCCACTGCGAGCCGTTCGTCGCGCGCGTCGGCGCCGCCCGCTTCACGCCGGGCAAGGGCGTCACGATGTACGACGTCGAGATCGTCGAACGTCTCCAATGGCAGCCGCCGCGTGGCGTCCTGCAAATCGACGAGCTTCAGGTGCAGGGGCAATTCGACATCACCACGCTGCTGCGCGGCGCGCCGGTGGTGACGCGCATCGTCGCCAAGTCGCCGCGTTTGGCGGTCACACGTCGCGAGAACGGCGTGTGGAACGTCAGCGACCTCAAGCTCAAGAGCAACCCCAACCAACCGTTGCCGCGGATCGACCTCCACAACGCCACCGTCCTGCTGACGGGTGAAGCTGGGGGCACGAAGACGCTCGGCGTCAACCACCTCAACGCGTCTTTCGTACCGGCCACGGACGGCAGCCGTACCTTCAATCTGACGATCGCCGCGCGCGACACGCTCGCCAAGTCGCTCGAGGTGCGTGGCGCCGCCTCGGCGGATGGCTCGGGGTTCCGCCTCGATTACAAGGCTGATGGCATTGAAGCGACGCCCGCCCTCGTCGAGACGCTCGCCGGACTCGGCCTCGCGCCGCGGATGACGTTGCCGCCGATGCAGGGCGTCCTCTCGCTCAGCGGCGAAGCGTCGCGCACCGCCGCAGCGGAACCGCTATCGTGGCGGACCGCCTTCAACTTCGCGGGGAGCGAGGGCCACATCCCGGGCTTCAAGCGCCCTCTCAGCGACATCGTCATCATCGGCGAAGCCTCGCCCACGGGCGTGCGGTTCGAGCAGGCGACGGCGCGGTGGGGTGATTCGGTGATCCGGCTGGTTGGGCGGCGTGAGGGCTGGTCGCTCGGATCGCCGCTCGCCGCGCGGGTGCGGATCGACGACCTCGACTTCGGCGACGTTCCCATCGAACAGCTGCCCCAGAAAGCCCTCGGCCTATGGAACCGCTTCCGTCCGGCGGGACGTAGCGACGTCGCGATGGACCTCGCCTACGACGGACAGACCTGGGCGCCGCGCGCGACCATCACCGCCAAGGGGGCGTCTTTCGAAGACGCCGAGAAGTTTCCCTACCGGCTCACGGGGGCGACCGGACAGATCCTCGTCAACGGCGGCGTCACCGACGACCCGCAACCGCCCGCGCCGGGAAGCGCCACGATCGACGTCCAACTCCAAGGTCAAGCCGACGGCGCGCCGGTCGTCATCACCGGCGCGCTACGCGATGTTCCCCTGAACCCAATCGGGCCCCTGAACCCAACCGGGCCTTTGAACCCAACCGCGGACGATGACGGCCGCCAGAAGATGCCGCCCGGGTGGATCGAGGTCTCTGGCAACAACATCCCGATCAGCGACCGCCTGGTGGCGGCGATCCCCGAGGAAGGCGCCCGTGAGTTCATCGAGGCGCTCCACCCCACGGGCCGCATCGATGTCCGTTGGCGCGTGGAACGCAACAGCCTCGAAGACCCCGAGCTGTACGTCGCGACCAACATGCGGCTAGTCGATTGCCGGATGACGTACGACCGCTTCCCGTACCCGCTGAGCCGCGTCACCGGTTGGGTCGAGCAGCGTGGCACGCAGTGGAAGTTCTACGAGCTCCGCAGCCGCGACACGCAAGGCCGCACCATCGTCGAGGGCGAGGGCTCGCTCGAGCCACGCGACGACTCGCACCGGTTCGAGCTCAAGCTCACCGGCGAAGCGGCGCCGCTCGACCAGACGCTGTTCGACGCGCTCCCCGATTCGGCCCAACAGGCCTGGTCGCTGATGCGGCCGCAGGGGCAGATCGACTTCGTCGCCGACATCTCGCGCGAAGGCGCGCACCAAGACCCCACGGTGCGGCTGCGGATGCGGCCGCACGAGCAGAACCTGCGCGTCGAGCCGCCCCTCTCCGACAGCGGCTACCGTTATCGACTCGAGAGAGTCGATGGCGACTTCTACTGGGCCGACAACAAGCTGACGGCGCGGCAAGCGCGGGCCGAGCACGGCCGCTCGGTGCTAACGGGCGACAGCGTATGGGAGGCCCTACCGGGTGGCGCTTGGAAGCTCGAATTGCTGGGCCTCGACGTCGACCGGGTCGAGTTCAACCGCGACTTCTTGCTCGCCGCGCCGGCGGGGCTGCGGAGCGTCATCGACGAGTTGCAACCGCAGGGGGCGTTCGGGCTCTTCGACAGCCGGCTGGAGTTCACCAAGGGCGCCGGTCCGACAGGCCCCGTCAACGCGCGGTGGCGTTTGGGTTTGAGCTGCCATCAAGCGTCGATCAACGCCGGCGTGCCGATCGAAGGCGTTTCGGGTGAGATCTTCCTCAGCGGGCAGAGCGACGGCGCCTCGGCCACCACGGCGGGCGAACTGAATCTCGACTCGCTCTTCTGGAACGACCTGCAACTCACGCAGGTGCGCGGCCCGCTGTGGTCAGACGGCGCCGACTGCTTCTTGGGAGAGGGGGCCGCGCGCAAACTCCAGAGCACCCAAACGCGGTCCATCGAAGCGCAAGCCTACGGCGGCGAGGTGAAGGTCAACAGCTGGATCCGCCGCGGCGGACAGACACGTTATGGCATCGCCATCGGCATGAGCGGCGTCGATGTCACCCGGCTCTCGACCGAGTGGCTCCGCCGCCCCGAAACCCTGCACGGCAGCCTTGACGGGCAGCTCAAGCTGCAAGGCATGGGCAATTCGCTGTACGGCCTCACCGGCGAGGGCGCGATCGC from Botrimarina mediterranea encodes:
- the rny gene encoding ribonuclease Y yields the protein MQTLIYAAVALVAALMGMGVVLFLGRLRKWDAEKEAAQILERADLEAKNRLKDAAIEAKEMAITEKSRIEEQLADVRDKLHERERHLDKRDDAVTSREDQLAKQEKMVESNQRRLTEKLADVDVRTKELENLLDVQRQALHKASGLGPEEARKMLLERLDAELSHEQGVRVMEAEKRLAEKVDAKAKEMLITSIQRFAAAHTAESTTSTVDIPSDEMKGRIIGREGRNIRTFEKETGVDVIIDDTPGVVIVSSFDPVRRQIAQLALTKLIADGRIHPSRIEELVVETTAEVEKLLVKYGEEAAQEVDIRGLHPKAIQLLGRLYYRTSYSQNVLRHSIEVAFVAGMIAEELGYDGDLARRAGLLHDIGKAADHDTEGGHPKIGADLLKRYGENDVVVHAALGHHDDIRVDMPYTVIVAAADACSASRPGARRETLDRYIKRMQELEAIASGFTGVHQAFAIQAGREVRVIAKTNETTDESAAKVCRDIAKAFEEQLTYPGEIRVTMIRETRFTEMAK
- the tilS gene encoding tRNA lysidine(34) synthetase TilS; the protein is MQDRALSTSLSTAPSAPTERGAAARLDALLEAAWPAGEWRDLRVAVAVSGGPDSVALLRALVQAKQSAGGRGDLIVLHLDHGSRGEASHNDAEWVRQLATGLGLESVVEAATQAGPHSEEALRDLRREFYRRAADSLGARYVATGHTADDQAETVLFRLLRGTGVRGAAGIRPMAALSPACSLVRPLLGATRGGVLAYLAAISQPYRTDATNGEDTYARNWLRNQALPLLAERFPTAATELAGFAQRAAETSDLVESLAADLLRRAVGATPTAEGHVTLQSAVLTQSPQPLVVEALRLAWREAGWPQQAMTAGHWRQLGEMAVTAKPQPAVVFPGSIRVERVGAEFVLAGPKDTGSC
- a CDS encoding AsmA-like C-terminal region-containing protein, whose amino-acid sequence is MLTLAAVLAVALAVFLYYRLDDEAQRLCEAALNRHCEPFVARVGAARFTPGKGVTMYDVEIVERLQWQPPRGVLQIDELQVQGQFDITTLLRGAPVVTRIVAKSPRLAVTRRENGVWNVSDLKLKSNPNQPLPRIDLHNATVLLTGEAGGTKTLGVNHLNASFVPATDGSRTFNLTIAARDTLAKSLEVRGAASADGSGFRLDYKADGIEATPALVETLAGLGLAPRMTLPPMQGVLSLSGEASRTAAAEPLSWRTAFNFAGSEGHIPGFKRPLSDIVIIGEASPTGVRFEQATARWGDSVIRLVGRREGWSLGSPLAARVRIDDLDFGDVPIEQLPQKALGLWNRFRPAGRSDVAMDLAYDGQTWAPRATITAKGASFEDAEKFPYRLTGATGQILVNGGVTDDPQPPAPGSATIDVQLQGQADGAPVVITGALRDVPLNPIGPLNPTGPLNPTADDDGRQKMPPGWIEVSGNNIPISDRLVAAIPEEGAREFIEALHPTGRIDVRWRVERNSLEDPELYVATNMRLVDCRMTYDRFPYPLSRVTGWVEQRGTQWKFYELRSRDTQGRTIVEGEGSLEPRDDSHRFELKLTGEAAPLDQTLFDALPDSAQQAWSLMRPQGQIDFVADISREGAHQDPTVRLRMRPHEQNLRVEPPLSDSGYRYRLERVDGDFYWADNKLTARQARAEHGRSVLTGDSVWEALPGGAWKLELLGLDVDRVEFNRDFLLAAPAGLRSVIDELQPQGAFGLFDSRLEFTKGAGPTGPVNARWRLGLSCHQASINAGVPIEGVSGEIFLSGQSDGASATTAGELNLDSLFWNDLQLTQVRGPLWSDGADCFLGEGAARKLQSTQTRSIEAQAYGGEVKVNSWIRRGGQTRYGIAIGMSGVDVTRLSTEWLRRPETLHGSLDGQLKLQGMGNSLYGLTGEGAIAVNDADLYELPLFLSVLKVLRNRNPDNTAFNRLETKFTVDGDKLDFQTLDLLGDAFSLNGRGTATLQRNVDLTFATIVGRSEFAVPVLKAFVSSASEQFLQLRVVGPIDNPQVIRKVLPAVGDALEQLQTDLGTRPGMNATRAASAPAARY